A stretch of the Negativicoccus succinicivorans genome encodes the following:
- a CDS encoding GTP-binding protein produces MAKAHFERSKPHVNIGTIGHVDHGKTTLTAA; encoded by the coding sequence ATGGCAAAAGCACATTTTGAACGCAGCAAACCGCACGTTAATATTGGTACCATCGGTCACGTTGACCATGGTAAAACGACCCTGACCGCCGCGAT